The Scyliorhinus canicula chromosome 5, sScyCan1.1, whole genome shotgun sequence genome window below encodes:
- the LOC119965696 gene encoding LOW QUALITY PROTEIN: threonine synthase-like 1 (The sequence of the model RefSeq protein was modified relative to this genomic sequence to represent the inferred CDS: inserted 4 bases in 3 codons; deleted 2 bases in 2 codons; substituted 7 bases at 7 genomic stop codons) has protein sequence MSPGPSLMQEKNCTTSSGRPGVISLTGSNPVHRCSMHHVQRNGIDVYLDMPLEXSIKDLKSXNVEHIVGLRPGVSIQEMFQYRHQYCHEWCDVQVLCQADAAAEVIAEKVLDGLCVPANRLPELIPGEWHRRAQVRLEECIHPSDVLPAANVXETVVKACGHNFSCNKIAPVRHLSGSXFPLELFHGPMAAFKDFPTLQQIVPQLFSYCMPRTCNYLILVATSGDTGSAVLDHFFCLTDAEKQRISVLSVFPEERISQMIRYKAENVKAVGVKSDFDFCQTIVKRIFPNPDYTGFLTVECGPVLCTANSINWACLLLKVVNHASXLIHQGIITFGDAVDVCIPTGNFSNILAVVDAKGMGIPIXKMICAAIQNSTLTDFIRTGKYDLRRRSMTASLSLIXDVLKSSDVDQYLHLVSHGEGELVSKLFSQLAEQCYFQVPDTXLQRIXHNFVSGWCSKDGCLDAFYSAXSTGYILDLHTAVAKMVADRQHDGTCPVIVSTAHPCLVQNLDLLISAVLQALRVKEISQHPIDQLQMLNSLNSSSPVHKAILLERDLERFTPQRAKSVQEIQGTLWIMQKDLFNRIS, from the exons ATGTCGCCTGGACCATCACTAATGCAGgaaaaaaactgcacgacctcctcagggcggccagg CGTTATTTCTCTTACTGGGTCCAATCCTGTGCATCGCTGTAGTATGCACCACGTG CAAAGGAATGGAATAGATGTTTACCTTGACATGCCTCTTG GATCTATAAAAGACCTGAAGAGTTGAAATGTTGAACATATTGTTGGGCTGAGGCCTGGTGTTTCAATCCAAGAAATGTTTCAGTACAGACACCAGTATTGCCACGAGTGGTGTGATGTACAAGTCCTGTGCCAGGCTGATGCTGCAGCTGAAGTAATTGCTGAGAAAGTACTTGATG GTCTCTGTGTGCCTGCCAATCGGCTCCCCGAATTGATTCCTGGAGAGTGGCACCGAAGGGCTCAAGTCCGACTTGAGGAGTGCATCCATCCCAGTGATGTA CTACCAGCTGCCAACGTGTGAGAGACTGTGGTAAAAGCATGTGGACACAACTTTTCTTGCAACAAGATCGCACCAGTCAGACATTTGAGTGGCAGTTAGTTTCCTCTTGAATTGTTCCATGGGCCCATGGCTGCCTTCAAGGACTTT ccaacacttcagcagATAGTGCCACAACTATTTTCATACTGCATGCCTAGAACTTGCAATTATCTGATTCTCGTGGCTACATCTGGTGATACAGGGAGTGCTGTTCTGGACCATTTCTTTTGCCTCACTGATGCTGAAAAACAAAGAATCTCAGTTCTCTCAGTCTTCCCTGAAGAGAGAATTAGCCAGATGATCAGATACAAAGCAGAAAATGTGAAGGCTGTTGGTGTCAAGTCTGACTTTGATTTCTGTCAGACAATTGTAAAACGAATATTCCCAAATCCTGACTACACAGGCTTCCTAACCGTTGAATGTGGGCCAGTTCTGTGCACTGCAAACTCAATAAACTGGGCTTGCCTGCTGCTGAAGGTGGTCAATCATGCTTC ACTTATCCACCAAGGTATAATTACCTTCGGAGATGCAGTAGATGTTTGCATTCCCACAGGTAATTTTAGCAACATATTGGCAGTGGTAGATGCAAAAGGCATGGGAATTCCGATTTGAAAAATGATTTGTGCTGCAATTCAAAATAGCACGCTGACTGATTTCATAAGGACAGGCAAATATGATCTGAGGCGCAGAAGTATGACTGCTTCCCTGTCTCTGATATGAGATGTTCTCAAGTCCTCCGACGTTGATCAATATTTACACCTGGTTTCACATGGTGAAGGGGAGCTGGTGAGCAAGCTGTTTTCCCAGCTGGCAGAACAATGCTACTTTCAGGTGCCAGACACTTAATTGCAGAGAATTTAACATAATTTTGTGTCAGGCTGGTGTTCGAAGGACGGGTGTCTGGATGCTTTCTACTctg ggtccacaggttacaTTCTGGATCTGCACACGGCGGTGGCAAAAATGGTCGCGGATCGTCAGCACGATGGGACCTGTCCTGTTATTGTGTCAACAGCTCATCCTTGTTTGGTGCAAAATTTGGATTTATTAATTT CCGCTGTGCTACAGGCTTTGAGGGTTAAAGAAATAAGTCAACACCCAATTGATCAGCTCCAGATGTTGAACTCCCTAAACTCCTCGTCTCCTGTTCACAAAGCTATTCTGCTGGAGAGAGACTTGGAAAGGTTCACGCCCCAGAGAGCCAAGTCTGTCCAGGAGATCCAAGGGACATTATGGATAATGCAAAAAGATTTATTCAATAGAATTTCATGA